From a single Gracilimonas sp. genomic region:
- the ispF gene encoding 2-C-methyl-D-erythritol 2,4-cyclodiphosphate synthase, with the protein MRIGYGYDVHRFSEGRKLMLGGVEIPHDKGLLGHSDADVLLHAITDALLGSLALGDIGAHFPDTDPEFKNADSRVLLRKSYELIKKKGYQLGNLDATIIAEQPKLRPYIDDIRKTIAEDLGCSIDDISVKATTSEKMGFAGREEGIIAQAVVLIQVSG; encoded by the coding sequence ATGCGAATTGGATATGGATACGATGTGCATCGGTTTAGCGAAGGGCGTAAGCTCATGCTCGGTGGGGTTGAAATACCTCATGATAAAGGACTTCTTGGTCACTCCGATGCAGATGTATTGCTTCACGCTATAACCGATGCGCTGCTTGGGTCACTTGCTCTCGGGGATATAGGTGCACACTTTCCAGATACAGATCCTGAATTCAAAAATGCCGACAGCCGGGTGTTGCTCCGAAAAAGTTATGAGCTGATAAAGAAGAAGGGCTATCAGTTAGGAAATCTGGATGCCACGATAATAGCTGAGCAGCCAAAACTCCGTCCATATATAGATGACATTCGTAAAACCATAGCTGAAGACCTTGGTTGTTCCATCGACGATATATCCGTTAAGGCAACAACTTCCGAGAAAATGGGATTTGCCGGTCGTGAGGAAGGTATAATCGCACAGGCTGTAGTTCTTATTCAGGTTTCCGGGTGA
- the ispD gene encoding 2-C-methyl-D-erythritol 4-phosphate cytidylyltransferase produces MSKLSVIIPAAGSGERMGSDIPKPFIKVGDKAILEHTISRFLEVPDVAQIIIATSKSYIPAIKSMFEQLSTDIQLDVVEGGTERQFSIYNALKLVFAECELVAVHDAVRPFVRKQLIEECCEVASNIGGAVLGVPAKDTIKKVDAVKLIESTPDRSVLWQAQTPQVFQKELLVKAYESALDENFIGTDDASLVERIGGAIQMVEGDRENLKITYPVDLKVAELILGEEK; encoded by the coding sequence ATGTCTAAACTGTCGGTCATAATACCGGCGGCAGGGTCGGGGGAGAGAATGGGTTCCGATATCCCCAAGCCTTTTATAAAGGTGGGGGATAAAGCCATTCTTGAACATACCATTTCCAGGTTTCTGGAAGTTCCGGATGTAGCCCAAATCATTATCGCTACATCAAAAAGCTATATCCCGGCTATAAAGTCCATGTTTGAGCAGCTTTCGACAGACATACAATTGGATGTAGTTGAAGGCGGTACTGAGCGTCAGTTCTCAATATATAATGCACTTAAACTTGTGTTTGCTGAATGTGAGCTGGTTGCCGTGCATGACGCAGTTCGTCCCTTTGTTCGCAAGCAACTTATTGAAGAGTGTTGCGAGGTTGCTTCAAATATAGGTGGAGCTGTTCTTGGGGTGCCCGCCAAAGATACCATCAAAAAAGTGGATGCAGTTAAGTTGATCGAATCTACCCCTGATCGGTCGGTTTTGTGGCAGGCTCAAACCCCCCAGGTTTTTCAAAAAGAATTGCTCGTCAAGGCATATGAGTCAGCTTTAGATGAGAACTTCATCGGTACCGATGACGCGTCCTTAGTAGAAAGAATTGGCGGAGCCATTCAAATGGTTGAAGGAGACCGCGAAAATTTGAAGATTACCTACCCTGTTGACCTTAAGGTTGCAGAATTAATTCTTGGAGAGGAAAAGTGA
- the queA gene encoding tRNA preQ1(34) S-adenosylmethionine ribosyltransferase-isomerase QueA, which produces MKLTDFKFEIDDLNIPEEPLKKRDSAKLMVLNRAEKTIEHTTFDKIHEYINKDDVMIYNNTKVFPARLNGKKEKTEADIEVFLLRELMPENMLWDVLVEPARKIRIGNKLYFGEEDEELMAEVVDNTTSRGRTIRFLYEGPNQELYNRLDELGKMPLPPFIEREPVEEDKERYQTIFATERGAVAAPAAGMHFTEELVEKIKKKGVEFLPTTLHIGWGIFRNVEVEDLTKHRMDSDNYFISKDTSDKINETLKKKKNRVIAIGSSSCRTIETSVMASGMSKPGTGWTDKFIYPPYDFKITEGLVINFHQPESTRLMLAAAFAGYDFLMEAYEEAKKNDYRMFAFGDAMLIL; this is translated from the coding sequence ATGAAGCTTACCGATTTTAAATTCGAGATTGACGATTTAAACATTCCTGAAGAACCGCTGAAAAAAAGAGATTCAGCCAAGTTGATGGTTCTTAATCGTGCTGAAAAAACCATCGAGCACACCACTTTTGATAAAATTCATGAGTACATCAATAAAGATGATGTCATGATCTACAACAACACCAAAGTATTCCCGGCCCGTCTGAACGGTAAGAAGGAAAAAACAGAAGCGGATATCGAGGTTTTTCTGCTGAGAGAATTGATGCCGGAAAACATGCTTTGGGATGTGCTGGTTGAGCCGGCGCGTAAAATCCGAATCGGGAATAAACTGTATTTTGGTGAGGAAGACGAAGAGCTGATGGCTGAAGTAGTGGATAACACAACTTCACGCGGGCGTACTATTCGTTTTCTTTATGAAGGACCTAATCAGGAGCTGTACAACAGGCTGGATGAACTCGGTAAAATGCCTTTACCTCCATTCATCGAACGTGAGCCGGTAGAAGAAGACAAAGAGCGATACCAAACTATTTTTGCGACCGAGCGTGGAGCTGTAGCTGCCCCGGCGGCCGGAATGCATTTTACGGAAGAGCTGGTTGAGAAGATTAAGAAGAAAGGAGTCGAGTTCTTGCCGACCACCCTTCATATTGGTTGGGGAATTTTTCGCAACGTTGAAGTTGAAGATTTGACCAAGCATCGAATGGACTCAGACAATTACTTCATTTCTAAAGACACGTCTGATAAAATCAACGAAACACTGAAAAAGAAAAAGAACCGGGTGATTGCCATTGGTTCAAGTTCTTGCCGTACCATCGAAACAAGCGTGATGGCGAGTGGAATGTCAAAACCGGGTACAGGTTGGACCGATAAGTTCATATACCCTCCTTACGATTTTAAAATTACAGAAGGGTTGGTCATTAACTTCCATCAGCCGGAATCAACACGCTTGATGCTGGCAGCCGCTTTTGCCGGTTACGACTTCCTGATGGAGGCTTACGAAGAAGCCAAGAAAAACGATTACCGTATGTTTGCATTCGGTGATGCAATGCTGATTCTTTAA
- a CDS encoding LytR C-terminal domain-containing protein: protein MAETKGNSSSGTNELFLNAAIGFLSVLLLVLVAALFTRIIYPRIFNERAELQSELISEIIQIEVLNGCGISGIANSYTGLLRKNGFDVVETGNFETFDLQETLIISRSGVMDNAYRVANALGVPERNVIRESSPDFYLDVSVIIGHDFEKLNTD from the coding sequence ATGGCAGAAACAAAAGGTAACAGCTCTTCCGGTACGAACGAACTTTTTTTAAACGCCGCTATTGGATTTCTAAGTGTTCTGCTGCTGGTTTTGGTAGCAGCACTATTTACCCGCATCATTTATCCCCGCATTTTTAATGAACGGGCAGAGCTTCAATCAGAACTTATAAGCGAAATCATTCAAATTGAGGTTTTGAATGGGTGCGGGATTTCAGGAATCGCCAACTCCTATACCGGATTGCTCCGGAAAAACGGGTTCGATGTGGTTGAAACCGGAAATTTTGAAACGTTTGACCTCCAGGAAACCCTTATAATATCACGAAGCGGAGTGATGGATAATGCATATCGTGTGGCTAACGCATTAGGCGTTCCTGAACGGAACGTAATTCGGGAATCGTCTCCTGATTTTTATCTCGACGTGAGCGTAATTATTGGCCACGACTTTGAAAAACTAAACACTGATTAA
- the rsfS gene encoding ribosome silencing factor: MTDIKQPAKKQFENAFSDDTPDSQEMVEVITEALLSRKGKEITVLDVSELTTLTDYFVVCHGNSDVQIKALADVVEEDVREKMGEKAWKKEGLQRRSWVILDFVNIVVHVMSKEKRDFYGLERMWNDAKVTYIEDASEE; the protein is encoded by the coding sequence ATGACCGACATTAAACAACCAGCAAAAAAACAATTTGAAAATGCCTTCTCGGATGACACCCCTGATTCTCAGGAAATGGTGGAAGTAATTACGGAGGCTCTGCTTAGCCGAAAAGGCAAAGAAATAACCGTGCTGGATGTTTCCGAACTGACCACCCTTACTGACTATTTCGTTGTTTGCCATGGTAACTCCGACGTTCAAATTAAAGCTCTCGCCGACGTTGTGGAAGAAGATGTACGCGAAAAAATGGGCGAGAAAGCCTGGAAGAAAGAGGGTTTGCAGAGACGCTCCTGGGTAATCCTGGATTTTGTAAACATTGTTGTACACGTAATGAGTAAAGAAAAGCGGGACTTCTACGGACTTGAGCGCATGTGGAATGATGCCAAGGTTACCTACATTGAAGATGCTTCTGAAGAATGA
- a CDS encoding D-glycerate dehydrogenase has protein sequence MPKILITEPIPDDVIDYLKNFASVTVGDKGTYQSEEALIRDIPEYDGLLCMLSTPVSETVLKAGQNLKVVANFAVGYDNIDVEAAHDLGIKVANTPDVLTEACGDYAMGLLLALSRKFKEAEQYLRDGNFAGWEPLGFLGMELRDRTLGIIGMGRIGQAFADRARAFGMKIIYHNRTRVDEETEQELEAEFIADHKELAQRADVLSLNCPLTEETHHLVDKELLDSMPEHALLINISRGAVIDEAALAQALHQNQIAGAALDVFEEEPKVHPDLLTAPNTLLLPHIASATHRTRKDIGMLAAEAITSVLEGKADSEIPNLISR, from the coding sequence ATGCCTAAGATCCTGATCACAGAACCTATACCTGATGATGTAATTGATTATTTGAAGAACTTCGCATCGGTCACTGTTGGGGATAAAGGCACCTACCAATCTGAGGAAGCGCTCATTCGGGATATCCCGGAATACGACGGACTTCTATGCATGCTCTCCACCCCGGTTTCTGAGACGGTACTAAAAGCCGGGCAAAACCTGAAGGTAGTAGCCAACTTCGCCGTTGGGTATGATAACATTGATGTAGAAGCCGCTCATGACCTTGGCATTAAAGTAGCCAACACCCCGGATGTGCTTACCGAAGCTTGTGGAGATTACGCAATGGGCCTGCTGCTCGCACTTTCCAGAAAATTCAAAGAAGCCGAACAATATCTGCGTGACGGAAATTTTGCCGGCTGGGAACCCCTTGGCTTTTTAGGAATGGAACTGAGAGACCGAACCCTTGGCATCATAGGGATGGGGAGAATTGGGCAGGCCTTTGCAGACCGGGCCCGTGCATTTGGCATGAAGATTATCTACCACAACCGCACAAGAGTGGATGAAGAAACAGAACAGGAACTTGAAGCCGAATTTATTGCCGATCATAAAGAGCTTGCCCAACGCGCTGATGTACTGAGTCTGAACTGCCCTCTCACTGAAGAAACCCATCACCTGGTGGATAAAGAGCTTTTAGATTCGATGCCTGAGCACGCATTATTGATCAATATTTCGAGAGGAGCGGTTATTGATGAGGCCGCCTTAGCCCAGGCATTGCACCAAAACCAAATTGCCGGAGCCGCACTCGATGTTTTTGAAGAAGAGCCCAAAGTACATCCCGATCTATTAACGGCCCCAAATACCCTGCTGCTTCCGCATATCGCCAGTGCTACCCATCGCACCAGAAAAGACATCGGCATGCTTGCCGCCGAAGCGATCACATCAGTCCTTGAAGGTAAAGCAGACAGCGAAATACCAAACTTGATTAGCCGTTAA